A single window of Hemibagrus wyckioides isolate EC202008001 linkage group LG28, SWU_Hwy_1.0, whole genome shotgun sequence DNA harbors:
- the LOC131348304 gene encoding trichohyalin-like, giving the protein MERDKQLQEKDRLLTENTQTLQMKDETLEEKETLLKQTRAELDTTLKELEDSQRHMEEKNTQLENLNKLLTENTETLQKKDKKQEEKNTQLREIEEELKKTKVMLEKNQTQLKDKERQLETLGQELQDNQRQLQEMERIVVERQKTELAENNKELEEKESLLTERETQLMERDKQLQEKDRLVTENTQTLQNRQELNWTKQLRNLKTVRDTWRRKTHN; this is encoded by the coding sequence atggaaagagacaaacagcttcaggagaaagacagacttctgacagaaaatacacaaacactgcagatgAAAGACGAGACACTGGAAGAGAAGGAGACACTGCTGAAACAGACAagagctgaactggacacaACATTGAAGGAATtagaagacagtcagagacacatggaggagaaaaacacacaactagagaatctgaacaaactgctgacagaaaatacagaaacactTCAGAAGAAGGACAAGAAACAGGAGGAGAAGAACACACAGCTCAGAGAGATAGAAGAAGAattgaaaaaaacaaaggtGATGTTAGAAAAGAATCAGACACAGTTGAAGGACAAAGAGAGACAACTGGAGACACTGGGACAGGAGCTGCAGGACAATCAGAGACAACTACAGGAGATGGAGCGTATCGTAGTGGAGCGACAGAAAACTGAATTAGCAGAAAATAACAAAGAgcttgaagagaaagagagtcttctaactgagagagagacacagctaatggaaagagacaaacagcttcaggagaaagacagacttgtgacagaaaatacacaaacacttcaGAACAGACAAGAGCTGAACTGGACAAAACAATTAAGGAATTtaaagacagtcagagacacatggaggagaaaaacacacaactag